One genomic segment of Phalacrocorax carbo chromosome Z, bPhaCar2.1, whole genome shotgun sequence includes these proteins:
- the SLC28A3 gene encoding solute carrier family 28 member 3, which produces MELKETTRDHSGVHNLAFQNDSEGVDVTNPKGLRDNSQRIKNSQYKKTVHTNQEDEYINIESDLHENKRDSVDDEQPRLKGHLEMKYDKACEFCKKHKTRIHYVIYGILITAYLAVVIAACSLNFQRALPLFIITIITIFFICWDFLIAKYEDRIAAFSSPGERYLEKQWFWLKWVLCAVLIIAIICWLIFDTAKHGSRQLISFGGLVMYVLLMFIFSKFPTRVAWRPVFSGIGIQFTLGLLILRTKVGFDVFNWLGIQIQTFLEYSDTGAKFVFGEKYTDHFFAFKVLPIVVFFSTVMSMLYHIGFMQWLVGKVGWIMQILMGTTPVESLVAAGNIFVGQTESPLLVRPYLPYITKSELHAVMTAGFSTIAGSVLGAYISFGVSASHLLTASVMSAPASLATSKLFWPETEKPTVTLRSGLQMAKGESKNLLEAASQGASISILLVANIAANLISFLALLAFLDSVLSWVGNMFDYPQLNFENICAYVFMPFSFMMGVDWEDSFIVGGLLGYKTFFNEFVAYEHLSKLIHNREQGGSMYINGVKQYMTVRSEAIATYALCGFANFSSLGLVVGALTTLAPSKKKEIAGGAFRAMIAGTVACFMTACVAGILIVPHLEVPCPILLGNTFNSTEFPANSTELVECCQQLFTSVNHSQEIFLGRNYSLSSWKGCCQILNRTAFHCTWINP; this is translated from the exons GAGGATGAATACATCAATATTGAGAGTGATCTGCATGAAAACAAACGTGACTCAGTAGATGATGAGCAACCACGCTTGAAAGG gcatttagaaatgaaatatgACAAAGCCTGTGAATTTTGCAAGAAACATAAAACCAGAATTCATTATGTGATCTATGGAATTTTAATAACAG CATACTTGGCAGTAGTTATTGCAGCCTGCAGCTTGAATTTCCAGAGAGCCTTGCCACTCTTTATCATCACCATCATAACCATCTTCTTCATCTGCTGGGACTTTTTAATAGCTAAGTATGAAGACAGAATTGCTGCATTCTCTTCCCCTGGAGAGAGATATCTAGAGAAACAGTGGTTTTGGCTGAAATG gGTGTTGTGTGCAGTTCTTATTATAGCTATTATCTGCTGGCTCATCTTTGACACAGCAAAACATGGATCCCGCCAGCTGATCTCCTTTGGTGGACTTGTGATGTATGTTCTCTTGATGTTTATCTTCTCCAAATTTCCAACCAGA GTTGCTTGGAGGCCAGTATTTTCAGGAATAGGGATACAGTTTACTCTTGGGCTTCTTATTCTGAGGACCAAAGTGGGGTTTGATGTATTTAACTGGTTAGGCATTCAGATCCAG ACGTTTCTGGAGTACTCTGACACAGGTGCTAAATTTGTGTTCGGTGAGAAATATACGGatcatttctttgcttttaag GTCCTGCCAATTGTGGTTTTCTTCAGCACAGTAATGTCTATGCTTTACCACATTGGATTCATGCAGTGGCTTGTTGGAAAG gTTGGTTGGATAATGCAAATATTAATGGGGACAACTCCTGTTGAGTCTCTGGTAGCTGCAGGTAACATATTTGTGGGACAG ACAGAGTCTCCTCTCCTGGTACGGCCATACCTACCATACATCACCAAATCTGAACTCCATGCAGTCATGACAGCTGGATTCTCAACTATTGCTGGAAGTGTCTTAGGAGCATATATTTCTTTTGGG GTTTCCGCCTCTCACCTACTGACTGCTTCTGTCATGTCAGCACCAGCATCATTAGCCACCTCTAAACTATTCTGGCCTGAAACTGAGAAGCCTACAGTAACTCTAAGGAGTGGCCTACAAATGGCAAAAGG TGAATCAAAGAACCTGCTGGAAGCAGCCAGTCAAGGTGCCTCTAtctccatcctgctggtggcAAACATTGCTGCGAATCTGATTTCCTTCCTTGCTCTGCTGGCTTTCCTTGACTCAGTCCTGTCTTGGGTGGGCAATATGTTTGACTATCCACAGCTGAACTTTGAG AACATTTGTGCTTATGTCTTCATGCCATTCTCTTTCATGATGGGGGTAGACTGGGAAGACAGTTTTATTGTTGGTGGACTACTGGGTTACAAAACTTTCTTCAATGAATTTGTAGCTTATGAGCACCTCTCAAAACTGATTCACAACCGAGAACAGGGTGGGAGCATGTACATCAATGGTGTGAAACAGTATATGACT gtTCGCTCTGAAGCCATTGCCACCTATGCTCTTTGTGGGTTCGCCAACTTCAGCTCCCTGGGACTGGTAGTAGGAGCCCTGA CAACCCTTGCTCCctccaaaaaaaaggaaatagctGGTGGTGCTTTCAGAGCAATGATTGCGGGAACTGTTGCCTGTTTCATGACAGCCTGTGTTGCAG GAATACTGATTGTCCCTCATCTGGAAGTTCCTTGCCCCATCTTATTAGGAAATACCTTCAACTCCACAGAATTCCCTGCCAACAGCACAGAGCTAGTTGAATGCTGCCAGCAACTCTTCACCAG TGTAAATCATTCACAAGAGATCTTCCTTGGAAGAAACTACAGCCTGAGTTCCTGGAAAGGATGTTGCCAAATACTGAATCGAACTGCTTTCCATTGCACTTGGATCAATCCTTAA